In one window of Holosporales bacterium DNA:
- a CDS encoding HU family DNA-binding protein, with protein sequence MNKNELVAFIANDADITKTDATKAVDSFVKAVGTALKKNDEVRLVGFGSFYISKRAATQGRNPRTGAAIKIPAAKLPKFRAGKSLKDTVA encoded by the coding sequence ATGAACAAGAATGAACTAGTGGCTTTCATAGCCAATGATGCGGATATTACTAAGACTGATGCGACCAAGGCAGTGGATTCTTTTGTGAAGGCAGTAGGTACCGCTTTGAAGAAGAACGATGAAGTTCGTCTGGTTGGTTTTGGAAGCTTTTACATATCCAAGCGTGCAGCGACGCAAGGTCGTAATCCACGTACTGGAGCAGCAATTAAGATTCCAGCGGCCAAGCTTCCTAAGTTCAGGGCTGGCAAATCTTTGAAAGACACAGTGGCCTGA